A section of the Candidatus Reconcilbacillus cellulovorans genome encodes:
- a CDS encoding amidotransferase gives MRIQFAQHVPFENPGAFVRWAEERGHASGITRFFAGERLPPPEAWDWLVVMGGPMSVHDEKDFPWLVGEKRAIEQAIRAGKTVIGVCLGAQLIADVLGAHVYLNDWREIGWFPIRWTPESRALPLFRAFPDEMAVYHWHGETFELPDGATRLASSAACLNQAFMYGDTVVGFQFHLEMQEENIRLIMEHCAHEMTPGPFVQTKEQMLDGARRYVGEIVAALYDFLDRFERRSTQ, from the coding sequence ATGCGCATTCAGTTCGCTCAACACGTTCCGTTTGAAAATCCCGGCGCGTTCGTTCGATGGGCCGAAGAGAGGGGGCATGCGTCCGGCATCACTCGATTTTTTGCCGGCGAGCGGTTGCCGCCCCCGGAAGCGTGGGACTGGCTTGTCGTCATGGGTGGGCCGATGAGCGTGCACGACGAAAAAGATTTTCCCTGGCTGGTCGGAGAAAAGCGGGCGATCGAACAGGCGATCCGAGCCGGGAAAACGGTGATCGGCGTCTGTCTCGGCGCCCAGCTAATCGCCGATGTGTTGGGTGCACACGTGTACCTGAACGACTGGAGGGAAATCGGCTGGTTTCCGATTCGGTGGACGCCAGAAAGCCGCGCGCTGCCGCTGTTTCGTGCGTTTCCCGACGAGATGGCGGTATACCATTGGCACGGCGAGACGTTCGAGCTTCCGGACGGGGCGACTCGATTGGCATCGAGCGCGGCGTGCCTGAATCAGGCGTTCATGTACGGCGATACGGTGGTAGGCTTTCAGTTTCATCTGGAGATGCAGGAAGAAAACATTCGTCTGATCATGGAACATTGCGCGCATGAGATGACGCCGGGGCCGTTCGTTCAAACGAAAGAACAAATGCTGGATGGCGCTCGGCGATATGTGGGGGAGATCGTCGCTGCGCTATATGATTTTCTTGACCGTTTCGAACGGCGGTCCACGCAGTAG